A portion of the Physeter macrocephalus isolate SW-GA chromosome 15, ASM283717v5, whole genome shotgun sequence genome contains these proteins:
- the CRH gene encoding corticoliberin, whose translation MRLPLLVSAGVLLVALLPCPPCRALLSRGPVPGARPASQHPQRLDFFQPSPQPQQPQARPVLLRMGEEYFLRLGSLNKSPAAPLAAASSPPAGSSGSRLSPDEVAANFFRALLQQLPLPRRPLDSPARPVERGAENALGGRQEAPERERRAEEPPISLDLTFHLLREVLEMARAEQLAQQAHSNRKLMEIIGK comes from the coding sequence ATGCGGCTGCCGCTGCTCGTGTCCGCGGGCGTCCTGCTGGTGGCTCTCCTGCCCTGCCCGCCGTGCAGGGCCCTCCTTAGCCGGGGGCCCGTCCCGGGGGCCCGGCCGGCCTCGCAGCACCCCCAGCGCCTGGATTTCTTCCAGCCTTCGCCGCAGCCTCAGCAGCCGCAGGCTCGGCCCGTCCTGCTCCGCATGGGGGAGGAGTACTTCCTCCGCCTGGGTAGCCTCAATAAGAGCCCCGCTGCTCCGCTCGCGGCCGCCTCCTCGCCTCCTGCCGGCAGCAGCGGCAGCCGCCTTTCGCCGGACGAGGTGGCCGCCAACTTTTTCCGCGCGTTGCTGCAGCAGCTGCCGCTGCCCCGGCGCCCGCTCGACAGCCCTGCGCGTCCGGTGGAACGCGGCGCCGAGAACGCCCTCGGCGGCCGCCAGGAGGCACCGGAGAGGGAGAGGCGAGCCGAGGAACCTCCCATCTCCCTGGATCTCACCTTCCACCTCCTCCGAGAAGTCTTGGAAATGGCCAGGGCTGAGCAGTTAGCGCAGCAAGCTCACAGCAACAGGAAACTGATGGAGATTATTGGGAAATGA